In a genomic window of Bradyrhizobium ontarionense:
- a CDS encoding lanthionine synthetase C family protein: MITFGRHRPLVQTPWEESAARIAIDDIAVDAVAQFDPDTFWPAHPSDDGTQDGDPSFYKGAAGVIWALDYLHRIGATRVAKDFRPVLPKLIERTVVDHEASSPPDYEKHGSLLRGDMGAALLAMRLAPTSDIAELIYRRAEANNELPIRELMWGMPGSMIAAVHMAEMTGEARWRSLFEIQAARLLSEVEDTPQGPLWTQDLYGAKDRFLGPVHGFAGNVIPLLLGWHWLSAAQQAHVADFVPKALEANAWRYDIGTTWGPRSKREKRLFICQHCHGAPGMVTTFADAPFATPDFDTMLLDGGRFTWSAGPLTKGSNLCHGTGGNGYAFLKLYRRTKDPIWLDRARQFAMTAIVQVRGAQMTTGRGRYSLWTGDIGLAIYLWDCITGEPRFPTIDVF; this comes from the coding sequence ATGATCACCTTCGGACGGCATCGGCCGCTGGTCCAGACCCCGTGGGAGGAATCGGCCGCTCGGATCGCGATCGACGACATTGCGGTCGATGCGGTCGCCCAATTCGATCCCGATACCTTCTGGCCGGCTCACCCCAGCGACGACGGGACGCAAGACGGCGATCCCAGCTTCTACAAGGGGGCGGCGGGAGTCATCTGGGCACTGGACTACTTGCACCGCATCGGTGCGACCCGCGTTGCAAAGGACTTTCGTCCGGTGCTGCCAAAGCTGATCGAGCGCACGGTCGTCGACCACGAGGCCAGCTCGCCGCCCGATTACGAGAAGCACGGCTCGCTGCTGCGTGGCGACATGGGTGCGGCCCTCCTCGCCATGCGCCTCGCACCGACGTCGGACATCGCCGAGCTGATTTATCGACGTGCCGAAGCCAACAACGAGCTGCCGATCCGGGAGCTGATGTGGGGCATGCCGGGCTCGATGATCGCGGCCGTCCACATGGCCGAGATGACCGGGGAAGCGCGCTGGCGCAGCCTGTTCGAAATACAGGCCGCGCGGCTGTTGTCCGAGGTGGAGGACACGCCGCAAGGCCCGCTTTGGACGCAGGATCTTTATGGTGCCAAAGATCGCTTTCTCGGACCCGTTCACGGCTTCGCCGGCAACGTCATCCCGTTATTGCTCGGATGGCATTGGCTGTCGGCGGCGCAGCAGGCTCATGTGGCCGACTTCGTGCCGAAGGCGCTGGAGGCGAATGCCTGGCGGTACGACATCGGAACGACATGGGGCCCGAGGAGCAAGCGCGAGAAGCGGCTCTTCATCTGCCAGCACTGTCATGGTGCGCCGGGCATGGTGACGACCTTCGCCGACGCGCCGTTCGCGACGCCGGATTTCGATACGATGCTGCTGGACGGTGGACGTTTCACCTGGTCCGCCGGACCGCTGACGAAAGGCTCGAACCTCTGCCATGGCACGGGCGGAAACGGCTATGCCTTCCTCAAGCTCTATCGCCGCACCAAGGACCCGATCTGGCTCGACCGTGCGCGCCAATTCGCGATGACCGCCATCGTCCAAGTTCGCGGCGCTCAGATGACGACCGGCCGCGGCCGCTATTCGCTGTGGACCGGCGACATCGGCCTTGCCATCTACTTGTGGGATTGCATCACGGGCGAGCCTCGGTTTCCGACGATCGATGTGTTCTGA
- a CDS encoding GNAT family N-acetyltransferase gives MSADTTIRRLGADDAASFKALRLEALKATPELFGSTFELEDKLDLAWFADRLEDAHVIGAFRDGELVGIVGFSIQQGPKKAHKGRLWGMYVRPDSRNLGVGRLLVDALLAVARERVELVQLTVVSDNRPARRLYETVGFLEFGLEPKASKYGDRYYDEAHMALDFSRAADVR, from the coding sequence ATGAGCGCTGATACGACGATCCGACGGCTAGGGGCAGACGATGCGGCATCTTTCAAAGCACTTCGCCTGGAGGCCCTGAAGGCAACCCCCGAATTGTTTGGGAGCACTTTCGAGCTGGAGGACAAACTGGATCTCGCTTGGTTCGCGGACCGGCTTGAAGACGCGCACGTCATTGGCGCGTTTCGAGACGGCGAACTTGTCGGGATAGTGGGCTTCTCCATCCAGCAGGGGCCGAAGAAGGCCCACAAGGGGCGGTTGTGGGGCATGTACGTTCGACCAGACTCGCGAAACCTCGGCGTTGGGCGGCTGCTGGTGGATGCCTTGCTGGCCGTCGCCCGCGAGCGCGTCGAGCTGGTTCAGCTCACCGTCGTCAGCGACAATCGACCGGCTCGGAGGCTCTATGAGACCGTCGGTTTCCTGGAATTTGGTCTGGAGCCGAAGGCCTCGAAGTACGGCGATCGATATTACGATGAAGCCCACATGGCGCTCGACTTCAGTCGAGCGGCGGACGTTCGTTAA
- a CDS encoding SRPBCC family protein codes for MSISTSNDASAIFDANEGSLGTIPKLSRERAMRNAFSIGRHINAPRSAVYQALLDPRAITKWKVPNGMTCEVHAFDAREGGSFRISLTYDAPTGTGKTTAHTDTYRGRFVKLVPNQQVVEVDEFETTDPALHGEMTITITLADADGGTELLATHDGLPRGVSSSDNETGWRMALDKLAALVEAR; via the coding sequence ATGTCGATCTCGACATCAAATGACGCCTCCGCGATATTCGATGCGAACGAGGGGAGCCTGGGCACGATACCCAAGCTGAGCAGGGAACGGGCGATGCGCAATGCCTTTTCGATAGGTCGCCACATTAACGCACCTCGTTCGGCCGTTTATCAAGCGCTTCTCGATCCGCGCGCAATTACAAAATGGAAGGTGCCGAACGGCATGACTTGTGAAGTGCATGCGTTCGACGCCCGCGAAGGCGGCTCGTTCCGGATTTCACTCACATATGACGCGCCGACTGGGACCGGCAAGACGACCGCGCACACCGACACGTATCGCGGCCGCTTTGTGAAACTCGTCCCGAACCAGCAAGTTGTTGAGGTGGACGAGTTTGAGACGACGGATCCCGCGCTGCACGGCGAGATGACGATCACGATCACGCTCGCTGATGCAGACGGTGGTACCGAACTCCTCGCCACACATGACGGATTGCCACGCGGCGTATCGTCCTCCGACAACGAGACTGGCTGGCGGATGGCCCTGGACAAACTCGCCGCGCTCGTCGAGGCGCGATAA
- a CDS encoding NAD-dependent epimerase/dehydratase family protein: MTAKRVVFTGGTGKAGRHVLPHLKGKGYALLNVDLKPFDHPGINTLIADLTDSGEAFNALTTHFGFGGFKAGRPPQAPDAVVHFAAIPRVLIEPDNETFRVNTMSTYNVIEAAAKLGVRKIVIASSETTYGVCFAEGDKDFKSFPLDEDYDTDPMDSYGLSKVVNEKTARAFAMRYGIDIYALRIGNVIEPHEYDMFPGFIADPPSRKRNAWSYIDARDLGEIVHLAIEKDGLGFQVFNAVNDTVTATIPTRELLRRYCPDVPVTRELGDDEAPLSNRKAREVLGFKEAHNWRKYVSAG; encoded by the coding sequence ATGACAGCCAAGCGCGTGGTATTCACCGGGGGAACCGGCAAGGCCGGCAGGCATGTCCTGCCGCATCTCAAGGGCAAGGGCTATGCGTTGCTCAACGTCGACCTCAAGCCGTTCGACCACCCCGGCATCAACACGCTGATCGCCGATCTGACGGATAGCGGCGAGGCCTTCAACGCCCTGACCACGCATTTCGGCTTCGGCGGCTTCAAGGCCGGCAGGCCGCCGCAGGCGCCGGACGCGGTCGTGCATTTTGCCGCGATCCCGCGGGTGCTGATTGAGCCCGACAACGAGACCTTTCGGGTCAACACCATGAGCACCTACAACGTCATCGAGGCCGCGGCAAAGCTCGGGGTGCGCAAGATCGTGATCGCCTCCAGCGAGACCACCTATGGCGTCTGCTTTGCCGAAGGCGACAAGGATTTCAAGAGCTTCCCGCTCGACGAGGACTACGACACCGACCCGATGGACTCCTATGGGCTGTCCAAGGTCGTGAACGAAAAGACCGCGCGCGCCTTTGCCATGCGCTATGGCATCGACATCTATGCGCTGCGCATCGGCAACGTCATCGAGCCGCATGAATACGACATGTTTCCCGGCTTCATCGCCGATCCACCGTCGCGCAAGCGCAATGCGTGGTCCTATATCGATGCCCGCGACCTCGGCGAGATCGTGCACCTGGCGATCGAGAAGGACGGGCTCGGCTTTCAGGTCTTCAACGCCGTCAACGACACCGTCACCGCCACCATCCCGACGCGGGAGCTGCTGCGCCGCTATTGCCCCGATGTGCCGGTGACCCGCGAGCTCGGTGACGATGAGGCGCCGCTGTCGAACCGGAAGGCGCGCGAGGTGCTGGGGTTCAAGGAGGCGCACAACTGGCGGAAGTACGTCAGTGCGGGGTGA
- a CDS encoding AAA family ATPase, with translation MKITSVIVENFRGIRSAALSDLGEMVVLAGQNGSGKSCILDAIRLLKSVYGGYQQNEFHQWFGEFQINFTNDPRAFATMFNEKGLPLALQMEVKLHDQERAYLKERAKELITRQVWRTLVPELYGWRSLEAAPLTAQFRSRQDEVDAATKHDLDLFSTEIDRPTVVASLMIRPGQAPEFTPSKTLELMFTDFDPENVGVIDYHGAHRMYNREQLNAINVNLDAIEQQRRQSALYNYNAKYTNVKSEMAALYVREALAEKAGKSFDTKNSLTDTLKELFSTFFPEKEFLGPQPLADGSLHFPVKVGGRETHDLDDLSSGEKEILYGYLRLRRSAPKHSVILLDEPELHLNPRLTRNLPDFYHRHLAKELGNQVWLITHSDAILRESVGRQGVSVFHMTPSAHTLQARQAHRIEVDHDLERAIIDMVGDLAAYNPGAKVVIFEGADSDFDLRMTSELFPELIAKVNAASGTNKARVRGLHALLQSLVEGGRLPPMRVYSITDRDSGKGGTAATTQFEWDVYHIENYLLIPSFIRSALNDLLGGRDIPSEDEIEDELRTCAKDTLQSLVLHDSCDAVNNEMIAAINTKIDPKSTNPGTSLFEAIEASRNRIDALIRDRLSPAAVENLVETHQERFRTDLQNGTWKSSFRGRDILRLFVGKRGAGVKYETFRNVVIARMRDSGYQPSGMKAILDRILAPQHLGQL, from the coding sequence TTGAAAATCACCAGCGTCATTGTGGAGAACTTCCGCGGCATTCGCTCGGCAGCATTAAGTGATCTCGGCGAAATGGTCGTATTAGCCGGGCAGAATGGATCAGGAAAATCATGCATCCTCGACGCCATTCGACTTCTAAAATCAGTTTATGGAGGCTACCAACAGAATGAATTCCATCAATGGTTTGGCGAGTTTCAGATCAACTTCACGAACGATCCACGAGCCTTCGCGACAATGTTCAACGAAAAGGGCCTGCCATTAGCGCTGCAGATGGAGGTTAAGCTTCACGATCAAGAACGGGCCTACCTCAAGGAACGCGCCAAGGAACTTATTACGCGGCAGGTGTGGAGAACTCTTGTTCCGGAATTATATGGTTGGCGAAGCCTTGAAGCCGCCCCTCTCACCGCTCAATTTAGAAGCCGCCAAGATGAAGTAGATGCAGCAACGAAACACGACCTAGATCTTTTCAGCACTGAAATTGACAGACCGACTGTCGTAGCAAGCCTAATGATACGCCCGGGTCAAGCGCCAGAGTTTACACCGTCGAAAACTCTAGAGCTTATGTTCACTGATTTTGACCCGGAGAACGTCGGAGTCATCGATTACCACGGCGCCCACCGGATGTATAACCGGGAGCAACTCAACGCCATAAACGTAAACCTCGATGCAATCGAACAGCAAAGACGGCAAAGTGCTCTCTATAATTATAACGCGAAATACACCAACGTAAAAAGCGAAATGGCCGCCCTCTATGTTCGAGAAGCACTTGCGGAAAAAGCCGGCAAGAGTTTCGACACTAAGAACTCACTAACCGACACTCTCAAGGAGCTTTTTTCGACCTTTTTCCCCGAGAAGGAGTTTCTTGGTCCGCAGCCGCTAGCAGATGGCAGCCTACACTTCCCGGTAAAAGTTGGAGGTCGAGAGACCCACGATCTTGATGACCTAAGCTCCGGAGAGAAGGAGATACTCTACGGCTACCTACGACTCAGGCGGTCGGCGCCAAAGCATTCGGTTATCCTACTTGACGAACCAGAATTGCACCTTAACCCGAGACTTACGCGCAATCTGCCAGATTTTTATCATCGGCATTTGGCGAAAGAACTAGGAAATCAAGTTTGGCTGATTACCCATTCCGACGCCATCCTTAGAGAAAGCGTGGGACGCCAAGGCGTGTCCGTGTTTCACATGACGCCTAGTGCACACACGCTACAAGCACGCCAAGCCCATAGAATCGAAGTCGACCACGACCTCGAGCGCGCAATTATCGATATGGTCGGAGACTTGGCTGCATACAATCCTGGGGCAAAGGTCGTAATATTTGAAGGAGCTGATTCCGACTTCGACTTGAGAATGACGTCGGAGCTGTTTCCCGAGCTCATCGCAAAGGTAAATGCCGCATCTGGCACGAACAAAGCTAGAGTACGAGGGCTTCATGCGCTGCTACAATCACTTGTTGAGGGAGGCCGTCTTCCGCCCATGCGCGTCTATTCCATAACCGATCGAGATTCTGGAAAAGGCGGAACTGCGGCTACTACACAATTTGAATGGGACGTTTATCACATCGAGAACTATTTGCTAATTCCGAGCTTTATTAGGAGCGCTCTGAACGATCTTCTTGGCGGGCGAGACATCCCATCAGAAGATGAAATCGAAGATGAACTTCGCACTTGTGCGAAAGATACGTTGCAATCTCTAGTTTTACACGACTCATGTGATGCGGTAAACAACGAGATGATTGCAGCTATCAACACCAAAATCGATCCGAAGTCGACAAATCCCGGCACGTCGCTTTTCGAGGCCATCGAGGCCTCTCGCAACAGGATCGATGCATTGATTCGCGACCGCCTCTCTCCCGCTGCAGTGGAGAACCTAGTAGAGACGCATCAGGAGAGGTTCCGAACCGACTTACAAAACGGAACGTGGAAAAGCTCGTTCAGAGGGCGGGATATCCTGCGCCTATTTGTTGGAAAGCGCGGTGCAGGCGTCAAATACGAAACCTTTCGGAATGTGGTGATTGCCCGAATGCGTGATTCAGGCTATCAACCATCTGGAATGAAGGCGATACTCGATAGAATTTTAGCACCGCAACATCTTGGTCAACTTTAG
- a CDS encoding ABC transporter permease, producing the protein MKLLPLIKLLFASLVVVFLLGPLVAVLPLSLTDSVFLNYPIPGYSTRWFKELVTADSWRLSIVNSLLIGSGTTALATVLGTLAALGLRGKRASLLLSALRTVFLLPMVVPAVVLGVGMQLMFARYGLTNTYLGVIIAHTVVAVPFVLVNVSSALQGVDLKLEQAAASLGASPVTVLSSVTLPIALPGIISGALFAFATSLDEVVLTLFVAGPNQRTLARQMFATIRENISPAIVSAAAVFIVGTIVLSLAMLAIRRRMS; encoded by the coding sequence ATGAAGCTGCTGCCGCTCATCAAGCTGCTGTTCGCGAGCCTCGTGGTGGTGTTCCTGCTCGGCCCGCTGGTCGCCGTGCTGCCGCTGTCGCTCACCGACAGCGTGTTCCTGAACTATCCGATTCCCGGCTATTCGACGCGCTGGTTCAAAGAGCTGGTCACGGCCGACTCCTGGCGGCTGTCGATCGTCAACAGCCTGCTGATCGGCTCGGGAACGACGGCGCTGGCGACCGTGCTCGGCACGCTGGCCGCGCTCGGCCTGCGCGGCAAGCGCGCCTCGCTGCTGCTCTCCGCTCTCCGGACCGTGTTCCTGCTGCCGATGGTCGTGCCGGCCGTCGTGCTCGGCGTCGGCATGCAGTTGATGTTCGCACGCTACGGGCTCACCAACACCTATCTCGGCGTCATCATCGCGCACACCGTTGTGGCCGTGCCGTTCGTGCTGGTCAACGTCTCCTCCGCCCTGCAGGGCGTGGATCTCAAGCTGGAGCAGGCCGCCGCCAGCCTCGGCGCCTCGCCGGTGACGGTGCTGTCCTCGGTGACCCTGCCGATCGCCCTGCCCGGCATCATCTCCGGCGCGCTGTTCGCGTTCGCGACCTCGCTTGACGAGGTGGTGCTGACCCTGTTCGTGGCCGGGCCGAACCAGCGCACGCTGGCGCGGCAGATGTTCGCCACCATCCGCGAGAACATCAGCCCGGCGATCGTCTCGGCCGCCGCCGTGTTCATCGTCGGCACCATCGTGCTGTCGCTCGCGATGCTCGCGATCCGGCGGCGGATGTCGTGA
- a CDS encoding ABC transporter permease, with protein sequence MLSFFVVPLVTMMKSAVSDPVATEALPRTAKALAGWERTGAPPVPAQAAFADDIRALSNDEQFGDLVRRLNSAQSGFRSLLGKTRRALDGTAGAVDLAAIDARWSEATYWSTIAEAVASPWTDKNLLAAVDLERDAAGHVAAMPEGASANRLILIRTFVTSALVTLACIIIGLPFAMVAASVEGWRRQILLGAVLLPLWTSLLVRTAAWYVVLQDNGLINATLKGLGLTSGPIPLMFNRLGVIIAMTHVLLPFMVLPIFSVLIAIPRNLMPAAASLGAHPLRAFFHVLLPLSMRGVVSGALLVFMAALGYYITPALIGGANDQMISSVIAYYATAAANWGMAGALGLVLLAMTILLYAVYIRLTAGEEQRA encoded by the coding sequence ATGCTGTCGTTCTTCGTCGTGCCCCTGGTGACGATGATGAAGTCGGCAGTGTCGGATCCGGTCGCGACCGAGGCCCTGCCCCGGACTGCGAAGGCGCTGGCGGGCTGGGAGCGCACGGGCGCTCCGCCTGTGCCGGCCCAGGCCGCTTTCGCGGACGACATCCGCGCGCTCAGCAATGACGAACAGTTCGGCGATCTCGTTCGCCGGCTCAACAGCGCGCAATCCGGCTTCCGCAGCCTGCTCGGCAAGACCCGCCGCGCGCTCGACGGCACGGCCGGCGCCGTCGATCTCGCCGCGATCGATGCGCGCTGGAGCGAGGCGACCTATTGGTCGACCATCGCCGAGGCCGTGGCCTCACCCTGGACCGACAAGAACCTGCTCGCCGCTGTCGACCTCGAACGCGATGCCGCAGGCCACGTCGCCGCGATGCCGGAGGGCGCCTCCGCCAATCGCCTGATCCTGATCCGCACCTTCGTGACCTCAGCCCTCGTCACGCTCGCCTGCATCATCATCGGCCTGCCCTTCGCGATGGTCGCCGCCTCAGTGGAAGGCTGGCGCCGGCAGATCCTGCTCGGCGCCGTGCTGCTGCCGCTATGGACCTCGCTACTGGTGCGCACCGCCGCCTGGTATGTCGTGCTGCAGGACAACGGCCTGATCAATGCGACCTTGAAGGGGCTCGGCCTCACCTCCGGCCCGATCCCGCTGATGTTCAACCGGCTCGGCGTCATCATCGCGATGACGCATGTGCTGCTGCCGTTCATGGTGCTGCCGATCTTCAGCGTGCTGATCGCGATCCCGCGCAATTTGATGCCGGCGGCGGCCTCGCTCGGCGCCCATCCGCTGCGCGCCTTCTTTCACGTGCTGCTGCCGCTTTCGATGCGCGGCGTCGTCTCCGGCGCGCTGCTCGTGTTCATGGCCGCGCTCGGCTACTACATCACACCCGCTCTGATCGGCGGCGCCAACGACCAGATGATCAGCTCCGTGATCGCCTATTACGCCACGGCCGCGGCGAACTGGGGCATGGCCGGCGCGCTCGGCCTCGTGCTGCTGGCGATGACCATCCTGCTCTACGCCGTCTATATCCGCCTGACGGCAGGCGAGGAGCAGCGCGCATGA
- a CDS encoding ABC transporter ATP-binding protein codes for MDTPFISFRQVVKRFAALTVVDHLDLDIARGEFIALLGPSGSGKTTLLMMLAGFEQPTSGTIHVDGHRVDGLPPFKRNMGVVFQNYALFPHMSVRDNIAFPLKMRNVAKAEIAARVARVLDMVKLSAMAERKPAQLSGGQQQRVALARALVFEPQVVLMDEPLGALDKKLREQMQLDIRDLHRRLGLTIVFVTHDQDEALTMSDRIAVFNHGKIEQIGPPREIYDLPRTPFVAEFIGETNLLLCKVDDQADEAVRLTSDSGLSLSAHAGSGRVDGAHVQVSIRPEAIRINDHAAATSNRLTARIMDAVYFGDHMRLVAEVGSQRLIIKSDRAGQAVEIGSEVALSFAASDVWVVGSCDQTSANG; via the coding sequence ATGGATACGCCGTTCATCTCGTTTCGGCAGGTGGTCAAGCGTTTCGCCGCGCTGACCGTCGTCGATCACCTCGACCTCGACATCGCGCGCGGCGAGTTCATCGCCCTGCTCGGTCCCTCCGGCTCGGGCAAGACGACGCTCCTGATGATGCTGGCGGGCTTCGAGCAGCCGACCAGCGGCACCATCCATGTCGACGGCCACAGGGTCGACGGGCTGCCTCCGTTCAAGCGCAACATGGGCGTCGTGTTCCAGAACTACGCGCTGTTCCCGCACATGAGCGTGCGCGACAACATCGCCTTCCCGCTCAAGATGCGCAACGTCGCGAAGGCGGAGATCGCCGCGCGCGTCGCCCGCGTGCTCGACATGGTCAAGCTGTCCGCCATGGCCGAGCGCAAGCCGGCGCAATTGTCGGGCGGCCAGCAGCAGCGGGTGGCGCTGGCGCGCGCGCTGGTGTTCGAGCCGCAGGTCGTGCTGATGGACGAGCCGCTCGGCGCGCTCGACAAGAAACTGCGCGAGCAGATGCAGCTCGACATCCGCGACCTGCACCGCAGGCTCGGCCTCACCATCGTGTTCGTGACACACGACCAGGACGAGGCGCTGACGATGTCGGACCGCATCGCCGTGTTCAATCACGGCAAGATCGAGCAGATCGGCCCGCCGCGCGAGATCTACGACCTGCCGCGCACGCCGTTCGTCGCCGAATTCATCGGCGAGACCAACCTGCTGCTGTGCAAGGTCGACGACCAGGCCGATGAGGCGGTGCGCCTGACCTCCGACTCCGGCCTGTCGCTGTCCGCGCATGCCGGCTCCGGACGCGTTGATGGCGCCCATGTCCAGGTGTCGATCCGCCCCGAGGCGATCAGGATCAACGATCACGCGGCGGCGACATCGAACCGCCTGACCGCGCGCATCATGGATGCGGTGTATTTCGGCGACCACATGCGGCTCGTCGCCGAGGTCGGCTCGCAGCGGCTGATCATCAAGAGCGACCGTGCCGGCCAGGCGGTCGAAATCGGCAGCGAAGTCGCGCTCTCCTTTGCGGCGTCGGATGTCTGGGTGGTGGGATCATGCGACCAGACCTCCGCCAACGGCTGA
- a CDS encoding ABC transporter substrate-binding protein, producing the protein MIAAAAVMIALAGSAQARDLTVVSWGGNYQDAQRKIYFQPFAAKLGATVLDESWDGGYGVLQAKVKAGVPNWDAVQVEAEELELGCSDGIYEKIDWDKLGGKSGFIPAGVSDCGVGAIVWSTGLSYDGDKIKDAPKSWADFWDTAKYPGKRGLRKGAKYTLEFALMADGVPVTDVYKVLKTKDGVDRAFKKLDALKADIVWWEAGAQPLQLLSSGQVAMTSVYNGRISAINRTEGKHFGFVFPGSIYAVDSWVVLKNSPNKDAAMNFIAFASQAENQSKLPEYIAYGQPNIAAAKLVPEKYTAELPTTPDNLKQAIPLDVGFWTDNSEELSKRFNAWLAR; encoded by the coding sequence ATGATCGCGGCCGCAGCCGTCATGATCGCCCTCGCCGGGTCGGCGCAGGCGCGCGATCTCACCGTCGTCTCCTGGGGCGGCAACTATCAGGACGCACAGCGCAAGATCTACTTCCAGCCGTTTGCCGCCAAGCTCGGCGCCACCGTGCTCGATGAAAGCTGGGACGGCGGCTATGGCGTGCTGCAGGCCAAGGTGAAGGCCGGGGTGCCGAACTGGGACGCGGTGCAGGTCGAGGCCGAGGAGCTCGAGCTCGGCTGCAGCGACGGCATCTATGAGAAGATCGACTGGGACAAGCTCGGCGGCAAGAGCGGCTTCATCCCGGCCGGCGTCAGCGATTGCGGCGTCGGCGCCATCGTGTGGTCGACCGGACTGTCCTATGACGGCGACAAGATCAAGGACGCGCCAAAGTCGTGGGCCGATTTCTGGGACACCGCGAAATATCCAGGCAAGCGCGGCCTGCGCAAGGGCGCCAAATACACGCTCGAATTCGCGCTGATGGCCGATGGCGTGCCGGTCACCGACGTCTACAAGGTACTGAAGACGAAGGATGGCGTCGATCGCGCCTTCAAGAAGCTCGACGCGCTCAAGGCCGACATCGTGTGGTGGGAGGCCGGCGCCCAGCCGCTGCAGCTGCTGTCGTCCGGGCAGGTCGCGATGACCTCGGTCTATAACGGCCGCATCAGCGCCATCAACCGCACCGAGGGCAAGCATTTCGGCTTCGTCTTCCCGGGCAGCATCTACGCGGTCGACAGCTGGGTGGTGCTGAAGAACTCGCCCAACAAGGACGCCGCGATGAACTTCATCGCGTTTGCGAGCCAGGCCGAGAACCAGTCCAAGCTGCCGGAATACATCGCCTATGGCCAGCCCAACATCGCGGCCGCGAAGCTCGTGCCGGAGAAATACACGGCCGAGCTGCCGACCACGCCGGACAATCTGAAGCAGGCCATTCCGCTCGACGTCGGCTTCTGGACCGATAATTCGGAAGAGCTGTCGAAGCGCTTCAACGCCTGGCTCGCGCGCTGA